In Melanotaenia boesemani isolate fMelBoe1 chromosome 1, fMelBoe1.pri, whole genome shotgun sequence, the genomic window ggagggactcagagtagagccactgctcctccacatcgagaggagccagatgaggtggctcgggcatctggttaggatgcctcctggacgccttccTGGTGATGTAGTCCGGGCAAGTCCCAcaggaaagaggccccggggaagacccaggacacactggacggactacatctctcggctgacatgggaatgcctcgggatgcagctggatgagctggtgaatgtggccggggagagggaagtctgggtttccctgcttaggcagctgcccccgcgacccgacaccggataagcggcagaaaatggatggatggatgacatgCTTACCAATGCTTTTCTATTGATGTTTCTTTCTATAGATTTACTCTAGTTGGTTTATTTAGATCATTCGAGTGTAAAGAAACATTTAGATAGAATTAGGAGTTCATGGCAGCACCAAACATACTTAGCTGCACTTAAGTGTCTGTAATTTAAATGTTGGAAGTTTCCAAAATATGGTTGAGCCAGTTAGTCAGGTTGTTATATAGGTTTTCAAGACCTCTTGTGCAATATTGTTGGAGCACAAATATAATGCTTTATCCTATATCCCAGTCACCTCCCAAAAAAGGAAGTTATACATGTTGATTGTGTGTTATAATGTCAACGCTTTACAACAATGAAATTATATCACCATCTGGCCTTGAGAAAGAAAAGGTAGCATTACATATGTTTCTGTCTTGGAAAGCAGCAGTCAGGCCAGAGCTTCTCGGGTGGAGGCAGAACAGAGGAAGATGAGCCTGCATGGTGCCAGTGGGGGCTGTGACCGCTCACGTGACCGCCGCCGTTCCAGTGATCGCTCTAGGGACTCCTCACATGAGAGAGAAGGCCAGCTGACCCCCTGCATTCGGAACGTCACTTCACCCACCCGCCAGCACAACAGTGGTGAGCGTGCATGCATGCAAAGAATAGCAAGCTTACATGACAGTCATGTCAGAGCTCTGTAGCTTGTAACAGCAACAGCTGACTGCAACATACAACTCAGAACATGGTTTATACATATCTGATCTGCTTGGCTGTGAGTTAAACAGGACAGCAATAGTGACTACCTGTTTGGGATTAAACCAAGACTGGTAGTGATTTGACCGTCTagatatgtatatgtatattttgaGTAGGGCTCTTTTTagtctttttgctttttgtttgcttaGAAGTAATACATCTAAAGTTTCCTATTAAAACACAAGCCtttaatacaaacagaaaataataatgcTTGTAAGTGCTTGAGTTACTTTTGTATTTCATTGCCCCTCCcccgtgtttgtgtgtgtagacCGTGAGCGAGATGGCCCATCATCTAGGCCCAGTAGTCCAAGGCCTCAGAGAATCTCACCCAGTGGTTCCAGCAGCAGTGGGGTGGTGAGCAGTCGCAACAGTAGCCTGTCCAGTACCGAAGGCACCTTTAAAAGCTTGGGAGTTGGAGAAATGATTTTTGTTTATGAGAATCCTAAGGAAGGAGGTGCAAGTGCCACTGTTGGAAACCGCAACATTAGGACCTCAGAAAGAGTGACTTTGATTGTTGACAACACACGCTTCGTAGTAGATCCCTCCATCTTCACCGCACAACCCAATACCATGTTGGGAAGGTACAGTACACAGTGTTAGGCATTACTGtgtctttattgttattaatattatggTTAACATGCACCACTTCTTTAGACCTCATTTTGAATGATTTGGTGTGTCCAAATGTTTGATTGATACTGGATaacttttcattgtttatttaatttagaaagttttgttgttgtttttttttttgtttgtttgtttgtttttttccctattATTTTAGAATGTTTGGATCTGGGAGAGAGCATAATTTCACACGGCCCAACGAGAAAGGGGAGTATGAAGTGGCCGAAGGCATTAGCTCAACAGTTTTCCGAGCAATTCTGGTTAGTGTCTAACATTTtctccatttatttaaataattttagactaaatgtaaaacacacacagtacaTAACACTGTTGTTTAGGCACTCCACAAACTGTTACCTTCAAAATGATCATAAAGCTGAAGTAACATCCCTCTAAATGGTTAACAGTTGAATCTCATTTACCATCTGTTAACCAGCCTATCTAGTAACACTTTAACAGACTGTAATGAATTCACTTTAACTTGTGAATCTTTATATGTTTTGTTCTATGACAAAATACCTAACCAAAGGCAGATACAGATGGGaagtttttatagtttgatttctaattattttaacttttaatgtgCACTTTATAAAGTAAAGGAAGAACAGTGTTTTAAGTGTCTGacttatttgtgttttctatCTAATTGACAGGATTACTACAAATCTGGGATAATCCGTTGTCCAGATGGAATCTCCATCCCTGAGTTGCGGGAGGCGTGTGACTATCTATGCATCTCTTTCGACTATAGCACCATTAAATGCAGAGACCTCAGTTAGTATTTTGTTCAGGATGAAAGTGCTTTTGTCATTCATTAATAGTGTCATAACAGTTTTATTCCAAGTGAGCAAGAGAACAACACTGCCTTATCACTGTCGCACTGTGCAATTTCATAGAACATTAAAGATTACTTTTAGCTAATAGAGAATGTAATGAGCTTCCTGTGTTAGcaggttgttgtctttttttgtttttttttcttttgtttttcttagttggtacagaaaaaacttttattaactgAGTTTTGTACTTTTGGTGCAGACTAGGAAAGAGGAGTTATTACTGtgctaaaattttaaaaaatattagtttatatgatttatttaaacggaattttaaattagtcattaaaaccttgaatttaatttaaagaattCACCTTTCAAATGACATGGAGGTTACAGCAGACGTCCATTTGATTGCTCTGTCCAAGCCTACTACTGTGTGTGAGAGTTTAATTATTTCCCTTTTGTCTGCATTTTCTCTCTTAGGCTTTATGCTTGATAGTCCATAGTGCTGCTATAAATGGTATCACATTTTGTCACTCATTAACAGGTGCCCTGATGCATGAGCTGTCCAATGATGGAGCTCGACGTCAGTTTGAGTTTTACCTTGAAGAAATGGTTCTGCCTTTGATGGTGGCCAGTGCTCAGAGTGGCGAGAGGGAATGTCATATTGTAGTCCTTACTGATGACGATGTGGTGGACTGGGATGAAGAATATCCACCACAAATGGGAGAAGAGTATTCACAGAGTTAGTACCTGCAAACAAAGAAATTgtatacaaaatacaaatatgtgaTAAAAGTAGTaaacaatgttgtttttgttctctttgcAGTTATTTACAGCACAAAACTCTACAGATTTTTCAAGTATATTGAAAACCGAGATGTTGCCAAATCTGTTTTAAAGGAGAGAGGACTGAAGAAAATAAGGCTGGGCATTGAAGGTACACTGAGCTTTACAATGACTAATGCAACTAATCCCCTGTTATAGAAGCAATGCTTTGGTCAAACATCATCAAACAATCAGTATGTTTAAGGTATTGGCAGCCGTGGTTGTATGGTAATGAGTTAAAGAAATTCCCCTACAGAAAGGGTATAATACACAAATGTCAAACTACACAGATTTTCACCATAAAAGCttattgtttgtgtgtaaaaatggttGACAAAAAAGAACAGCATGCAAAAATAGTGAAGTTGATAATGAATATCAAAATCATATAAGTTCAGATTCTAACGGCCTACggaaaaaacaacccaaaaaaaGTTAAGCAATAGAGAAAATAACACTGAAGGCATGTTTCGTGGAGTCAGTGGACTGGAGCACAGAAAACAACCGTAAAGGCATGAAAAAGACATATTTCACGATATAAGCTGATGAAGAAGAGCATGTTTACACTGCTGTATTCAGTCAGAAAGACgtgtgtttgtttgatttttgccACCTTAGGACCTTTTTTTAGACAACGAACATACCACAAATAATctgtaaaacagattaaatctaAATTTGATAACAATTTGAAGCCAGCCTTTGCCATTATGTAAATGCTTTTAATCAAAACGACATATTAGGTAGGGCTGGGctaaaatgtcagattttttcAAACCAAACCCTATTTCTGATTGTAAGCTCTCATAACTATTCCACGGCTGCATTATCTTGCATAGAGAAATGCAGCGCAACTACATCAgtgatgtctttcctccatgATCCTTTCTCATCACACTGGATCCACTGGGGAAATAATTTCCCGATGTTGGTCGTCTCTTAACTGGAATTTGTGGGCTGAAGCTGCCTTGCTTCTCAATGAGAGCAGCGTTTCTCACGGCCGTTAGGTGTGCAGCTAAATTCCAGTAGCGAGTGACGGCTCTCTTAACTGTGTATGTGTTAATGCTTCTAGACATACACCATTCTGGGGATTTTAGAACCTCGGGGCTTTCTGGTGAAATCAGCCTGCGTTTACACGATTTTAACCATATAAAAGTGAGAGGACTTTACTCCTCAGAATTAAACCGATAAGAGATTTGGGCATAAAAGTTTATGGTTATGCTGTCAGGCTTCATTATAACCTacagttttgatttattttttttatttttaataaacaatacATTCAGACGAAAGAGAGAGTTTCATGTGTGTCGGCTCAGCTGACTATAGTGTTGTCCTCCACTCGGCAGCATGTCTACTGAGGTGCAGAAATAATAAGTTCTTCTATCTTTGGtttaaacagcctttaaattaattttgcaaTGGGTCATTACGTGTTTGGAGGCTGAGGTCGCAAAAAACCGAACCAACTCCTAATAACTGAAAACGCCAACCAGTTTAGGAATGAGCTCTAACTACGGAAACCCAAAGAGAGCATTTCCTATGCATAGTAAAGGGGGgtaaaaaatctattttcataaaaataaataatcatgaaCGGCTAATTGGAATGAATAGATTAAATCGATTAATCGACCAGCCCTATTAGCCGAGGGGAACGACACTTAAGGGAGTTACTGTTTTACAGATCTACGTATtagaaaataactaaatgaatgCTTTTGCTTGGTGTTGACAGGTTATCCCACATATAAAGAGAAAGTGAAGAAACGACCAGGCGGTCGTCCAGAGGTTATTTACAATTATGTCCAGAGGCCCTTCATCCGCATGTCCTGGGAAAAGGAGGAGGGTAAGAGTCGCCATGTGGACTTCCAGTGTGTTAAGTCCAAGTCAATTACCAAcctggcagcagctgctgcagatatCCCCCAAGACCAGCTGGTGGTGATGCACCCTGGCCCACAAGTGGACGAACTGGACATCCTACCTAATCACCCACCCAGTGGGAATCACTACAGCAACAACTACAGTAATGAGCCTGATCCTGATGCACCTTCACCTGCTGTCTGAGGAATCTGGTCCTCATTCAATGCCTCTGCCCCTTTCCTATTCTTCTAGTCCTTTTCCCAGCATGCTGCAGCATGGAGCGCCAGGGGCACCATAACCATATTGCCTTGACACCTCCTTTGCAGCCTTAGAGCCTCAAAAACATGGATGActgtagaaagaaagaaatgaggaaATCCAGACTGAAACAAGGAAAAGTTCactgttcttttcattttgttttttacttgaccaaaggaatttatttttattttggaaacTATTCTGTAAAACAGTTagtattaacattattatttacTATGTTATTGTACCTTAATTTGATGGGATCGGCTGAGCACTGTCGTGGTGTCACGGTTTTCTCCAAGGGTTTTGTTTTActgatgattttattttcattctcttGGGTGGCCCACTAAATGTGCTTTAAAGGAGAGAATATAGAGGTCGAAGAGGGAGAATATCTGACTTTCTGGTCATGGAGGAATCAGTTATCACCACTTAGTGTCATGATCTCCAGTTGAACTCCTCACAGATGTCTCTAAATCTTGTAATGGGTCATATACTCATTGGCTGGATCTGATATGTGATGTTACGCTCCTCCCACAGCCAGATATTAAGTAGAGCACAGGCTGTTGTGGTCATTTTGTGCAAAGCTTGAAATTGTtgtttaaaattgaaataaagataaaaaaaaaaacaatgtggaTATATTTGTATCATTACAAATATTTTAGACCTagaactgttttcagttttattattttgagtTACCACTATTCACTTTTCCAGTGAGATATAAGGTTATTTTCTGTAGACATTTATGTTCTCCAGATATTAAAATGCAATAGCTGACATCATTTTCCatgacatttaaacatttctttgctCTATAATTAATACCATACTTTGAGTTTTGACCCAAGTCTGGTAGAATGACCCTACAGCTTCTGTTGGACTTACTACTTGCAAGTAATTGTAAGAAAACATGCTAAAGCAACTGTATGAATGTGATACTTTTCACTGTTGGCATATAGTTGCATTAGCATAACATACTAATGCAAGTATGCACATCAAAGAAAAAACCCAGGGTTACTAGCATGGGTATAAACAGGTCAGgcttacatttataaaaaatatagtcAGACATTCAATCTCACCAGACGTCTGTAAGTATCAAGACTGAATAGCaatgaaattaaatcaataCTCATGACTCAAGCACATATAcgtaaaatattttatgcaaGTGGATAAAGCCTGATTTTATATAGTTGAGAGATGATAGTTTTTCTTATATGACTACTGGATTGCTGAAGACGATGTGCTTCACCTTTTTAGTTCAAGGATTCAGAAAACTGAAGCAGCAGCGTCTCCGTGTGATGAATGAACCATCTTTTATTTTCCACTTGTAGCAGTTTGTATTGATCTTCTCCATCAGAAACGAAGGGAGGCAAGGACAGATAATAGATGAACTGTCAACAGTTAAAACGAGCCTCAGCACTGGATTCACACTTTGCTCAATTCTGCTACAGCCATCGAATCAAAGTAGTGAAGCACTGCAGGAGCAGATCCGACTCCCTCACGAGGCCCTCATAGGTCGTAGATACCGTAGTGCAATATCAAACTGTCAGTAAGATGCATACCATGTCTGTGACATTCTGCCAAGTGATCAATATCATTTTCACAACAGAATTCATAAAATGATGTCCCCAGCATCTGCAGGAAGATAAGTCATGATGGCAATGgctctgaaaagaacaaaaatagcattttatttaataaattctcactttttttgcatttgatCCGTTTCAGTCGcattgaaaaaaatgttcaaacaatTATTGCAATTTTCccacaaaaaataaagcaaacatcaAATATGAAAGGAAGAATTAAATTCTTCTCATCAGCATTAACAGATATGGAAGATTTCATGGAAGCATATTATTCACATGCTGGATCAAGATGTGATGAGACACTTTACACTGATGATTTATCTGTGACTATATTATTGCCTCAAAAACAGGACATCAGTGGGTAGGATATGTTTGAGTTACTAATGATTCAAACTTATTTCATGATATGTTTGATAATAAACTGAATCTGATTTAAATGTGAAACTACATAAATTACAAGTTCACATTTCACATCTGCAAACGTCTAAAGTGTTTGCTCCCTGTAAGAGATGCTTATATCTAGTAATTCTCTCACATTTgtcatgaatgaataaacaaaaaaaatagtgCATGGTCATCCTTAAAAAAGTCTGTATAAAAGTGTGAACAGATGGTTAGAGTTATGACATACCTGTATATCAGAGGCAGTAAAATGACCTTTTTGTTTGCTAAGAGGATCTTTTTCTCCCTCTAGTTTCCAACAAAACATCCTCTTATAAACattatgctttttatttctaatcatTTGATCTTGTTTcagctttctgttttttaaatgatctattAACATAGTTGCTTTCATAATACAAAACTGAACTGAAGCAGCATCTTTAACATAAAGTTACATagctttaaatgtaaataaattaaaagggGAATTTATATGGTACAGATGTTATCATCTGGCAATAAGAATAGATTTATCTCATGCTATGAGTTCTTCCCACCACATGCTGGCACTACAGCACAACAACGGTTAAAACGCTCCACTTTAAACAATACACTCAATTTATACCAGATTTAAACTTGTAgtggtttctttctttgtaaGAATAACCAGTAATTtgaatataatttaaaacaactaTACTAAGCAGTGTAAGTATAAAcctttttgggggggggttactgatgtatttttattgaaGACTAAAGTAAATCTAAATTCTGCTTGGATAAAACAGTTTATTCTTTTTCAGATGtgagttttcattttaacttaaataatgtttaaaggTTGCTCATTTCATGAGTGTCGGATTTGAACTGCGCGtgtattaaacagaaaaaaggaaaaagaaagggaaaaaaagcgctttggtttattattttctgttttccttacTTTTATCTCTGTTTAGAATCAAATTAAGACTGATGGAGACTGGTTTTCCAACCTACATGAGTGTACCATGTAAATGTAGCACAAACAGTATGAACAGTGTTTAGTTGATTATTTCTGTGTTGTAACAATACTCAGTAGCAATAAAAGTtttgggatgagcagcagagtggaGCAGGTGGGTTGCACCCATTAAAAAACCTGGCTAGGTCttggcacctcctcctcatgctggccATCAGCTTGGTCACATGCTGCTTCTTCACAAGTCAGCcaatgtggttgtgttggttaCTCTGGTAGAAACAGCACACACAAGCTGACCCCACCAGTGTTCAGTGGGGTTAAGACCAGTGAGGGAGATGCCGttccacaccatcacactgctaCCAGCAACAAGCATCTCCACGTCTTGTCCACACATCTAACTAACACTGTAGCAGGTCCATGCTCACTGGTGCTGACAGGCAGGTTCTAATCAGCCATCTGGTTGTCAcctgaggcaccagtagctcaAAACAAGTCAACAGCAGAATGAGCTCTTTGGCATTGGCAGAGATTTTCATGGgttcaactctgctgctcatcctacAAATCCacttccttacaaatgtggcagcatttaaaagggaaataaaccgACTTTCTTGCAGTGCTTTCTACACTAAATGtagttgtttgtatttcatttttgttttgtgaaatgcaattttaatgcaagtttaaaagttttaccacaatttaacattgtttttatatttctgatgaTGTATTGAAATATAAGTAAAATATTGCCTACTGTTTAAtgggtttttgtgtttgtttttctagatttttttttttttttttttttgtctcccctgcagctgttttttctATGTTCTCTGTTTAAGTTGAGAATTCCTTATGAATCAACAATAACAGAGCCAGACTTCATCTATTTACACAGGTCATTAGGTTCAGACCCACTCATTATTTTATTGGCTGAACCAGAGAAATCCAGGACTATCTTCTCCTACTCTGCTACCAGGGAGCCTGTGCGGTCTAATTAATCAGATTTGAGTCTTGTAGTGTTACATTACACTGCCGtttatttagcagatgctttgtATTATAGCTCTACATCACACTTATTACCTTGAACTTTCCTTCTTCCTTTGTTTAGAGGATTCATGTTTAAGCCAAAGCTTtaacttcttgtttttcttcttcttcttcttctttttatttattttttagctcCATCAGACGTTTGCCAGGTCAGATTACTGAACATCTCAAATCACACATGCAGCTGTAAAATGGACACAGAATAAATGTCATTAGTACACCATCCAACAAAGACAGGCAGCTGGGTGAGAACAGGCTCGGATGTCTTctaatttaatataattcagCCAGGAAGATGTTAACATGGAACATTACACTTTGTTTAACTCCAACCATCTGCTCTTTTTGCAGGAGAAAGTGTCATAATGGCATGTGAAATTTAATGATAAAACTGCGGGCAGTGGGTGGGTGTGGGAGGCAtttagattcagattcagattcctTTAATGTCATTCAACACAACATCATAGATGAGCTGTAGAACGAGATTACGATGCATTTTTTTGGCCACAACAAAACAGTTTGGATAAGCACTGAGAATAAAGACTAAAGAATaataagagtaaaaaaaaaacgtcagCGAGGATGCagtataaatacataaatgtaaatatcagtgcaaaaaaatatatatctgtgcAAAATGTCTGTGCAAAAGAGTATGTGCAAGAGTGTATGTGCAACAGTTCTTTGTAAAGATAAACAGAGGTAGATGAGTTAAAATCTGAGGTTTTTCAGAGAGTTCAAAAGTCTGTTGGCAGTTGGGTAGCAGCTGTCACGGAGCCTCACTGTTCTGCATGGCAGGCTGCGGTATCTTCTTCCTGAGGGTAGGAGAGAGAACAGTCCATGAGAGGGGTGAGTGGGATCCCTGGTGGTTCTTGTTGCCCTCGACAGGCAGCGTTGCCTCGCCAGGTCCACATCGGGTGGCAGTGTGACCCCAATGATTTTTCCAGCTGACCTCACCACTCTCCCCAGGGCCTCCCTGTCTGAGGCACTGCTGCTCTCATGCTACAGAGAGATGCTGCTGGACCAGGTGAGGTTGTCAGCTACGTGGACCCCCAGGAACTTGGTGTGTGGGACGATCTCCACAGCAGTGTCCTTGATGTAGAGAGGGGTGTGTACAGGTCatttcctcctgaagtcgatcACCAGTTCTGGACCGAAACTGACACATAACTTCTTTCCTGAATATAAAATGTCATTGGTGAAAATATTACTGTATGTCAacatttttatcacttttagcTCCAAATGCTTTGTCTCTTTCCACCCAACTCCTGTTTTAGTAGTTTTCAGATATGACAAGACATCAGtgtatctttaaataaaatactgtataaaaacagctgcatcagATTATGATTTAGTGTGTGGTTCATAAGGATGTGAGTGGgatgttgtttttactttgtggaATATAAACATTACTACAAGTAATTTTTTAGAAGAATTGTAAGAAGTGGAAAACTGCTGCACTAAATGTAAAAccagagaggaggaaacaacacaaaagGTTGAGTCTAAGCCGCACAAAAGTAATATAGCTGTACTATACTGATATTTAATACTAACAACGCTGTGTGCTTTGTTAACTCTATCAGAGCCCAACACCCATCCAAAGAAAGACTATATAATCATGAATATGTTGGGATGTAAATCTGATTTGTAATCTGGAATTACACAAGATTGTTTCCAATGATATTTTTCCTTGTTGTTCAGCCTTAAAAAGTCCAGCTTTAAACCATAACAACAATTTATTAGtgataaaaaggaaacaagcaaaagcatgttttattttgttttttgttgtgtgtgtgtgtgtgtgtgtgtgtgggtgtgggtgtgtgtgtgtgtgtgtgtgtgtgtgtgtgtgtgtgtgtgtgtgtgtgtgtgtgtgtgtgtgtttta contains:
- the btbd10b gene encoding BTB/POZ domain-containing protein 10 isoform X1; this translates as MAARLQSYDSNSSDTENWERKATSRPRKLCKHSSSSQARASRVEAEQRKMSLHGASGGCDRSRDRRRSSDRSRDSSHEREGQLTPCIRNVTSPTRQHNSDRERDGPSSRPSSPRPQRISPSGSSSSGVVSSRNSSLSSTEGTFKSLGVGEMIFVYENPKEGGASATVGNRNIRTSERVTLIVDNTRFVVDPSIFTAQPNTMLGRMFGSGREHNFTRPNEKGEYEVAEGISSTVFRAILDYYKSGIIRCPDGISIPELREACDYLCISFDYSTIKCRDLSALMHELSNDGARRQFEFYLEEMVLPLMVASAQSGERECHIVVLTDDDVVDWDEEYPPQMGEEYSQIIYSTKLYRFFKYIENRDVAKSVLKERGLKKIRLGIEGYPTYKEKVKKRPGGRPEVIYNYVQRPFIRMSWEKEEGKSRHVDFQCVKSKSITNLAAAAADIPQDQLVVMHPGPQVDELDILPNHPPSGNHYSNNYSNEPDPDAPSPAV
- the btbd10b gene encoding BTB/POZ domain-containing protein 10 isoform X2, giving the protein MAARLQSYDSNSSDTENWERKATSRPRKLCKHSSSQARASRVEAEQRKMSLHGASGGCDRSRDRRRSSDRSRDSSHEREGQLTPCIRNVTSPTRQHNSDRERDGPSSRPSSPRPQRISPSGSSSSGVVSSRNSSLSSTEGTFKSLGVGEMIFVYENPKEGGASATVGNRNIRTSERVTLIVDNTRFVVDPSIFTAQPNTMLGRMFGSGREHNFTRPNEKGEYEVAEGISSTVFRAILDYYKSGIIRCPDGISIPELREACDYLCISFDYSTIKCRDLSALMHELSNDGARRQFEFYLEEMVLPLMVASAQSGERECHIVVLTDDDVVDWDEEYPPQMGEEYSQIIYSTKLYRFFKYIENRDVAKSVLKERGLKKIRLGIEGYPTYKEKVKKRPGGRPEVIYNYVQRPFIRMSWEKEEGKSRHVDFQCVKSKSITNLAAAAADIPQDQLVVMHPGPQVDELDILPNHPPSGNHYSNNYSNEPDPDAPSPAV
- the btbd10b gene encoding BTB/POZ domain-containing protein 10 isoform X3 — protein: MSLHGASGGCDRSRDRRRSSDRSRDSSHEREGQLTPCIRNVTSPTRQHNSDRERDGPSSRPSSPRPQRISPSGSSSSGVVSSRNSSLSSTEGTFKSLGVGEMIFVYENPKEGGASATVGNRNIRTSERVTLIVDNTRFVVDPSIFTAQPNTMLGRMFGSGREHNFTRPNEKGEYEVAEGISSTVFRAILDYYKSGIIRCPDGISIPELREACDYLCISFDYSTIKCRDLSALMHELSNDGARRQFEFYLEEMVLPLMVASAQSGERECHIVVLTDDDVVDWDEEYPPQMGEEYSQIIYSTKLYRFFKYIENRDVAKSVLKERGLKKIRLGIEGYPTYKEKVKKRPGGRPEVIYNYVQRPFIRMSWEKEEGKSRHVDFQCVKSKSITNLAAAAADIPQDQLVVMHPGPQVDELDILPNHPPSGNHYSNNYSNEPDPDAPSPAV